The DNA region ATCGAAGCCGGCGTGCGGGCCGGTCAGATCGTTGGGCTGTGGCTGCCGCGCGGCATGGATTTGCTGGTGATGCAGGCGGCGATCGCCAAGACCGGCGCCGCGTGGCTGCCGTTCGACGCGGATACGCCAATCGAACGCATCGCGCTCTGTCTGACCGACGCCGGCGCCGCCGGCATTGTGAGTTGCGACGAATTCGCGCCGCTGCTTGGGCGTCTCGACCAGACCGTGTGGACGGCGGGAACGCTGGCGTTGGAAGCCGAGCTGCCGCACGAAGCGTTGCGCCGGCGCGAACGCGTGCAGCCGGGCGATCCGGCGTACGTGATCTACACCTCGGGATCGACCGGCAAGCCTAAGGGTATCGCGATTAGCCAAGGCAGCATCTGCCATTTTCTGCGCAGCGAGAACGACGTGCTCGGCATTCGGAGCAGCGATCGCGTCTATCAGGGTTTTTCTGTCGCGTTCGACATGTCGTTCGAAGAGATCTGGATCAGCTATTTGGCCGGCGCGACACTGTGGATTGCCCCCAAGGATTTGGCCGTCGATCCGGATGCGCTTCCGCGCGCGCTCGCCGAAAATGGTATCACCGTCCTGCACGCGGTACCGACGCTACTCGCGCTTTTTACGCACGACGTGCCGGGCTTGCGGATCATCAACTTAGGCGGCGAGCCCTGCCCGGAAAGTTTGGTCATAGAGTGGGCGCGCGACGGGCGCCGCATCTTCAACACGTACGGTCCCACAGAGACAACCGTCTCAGCAAGCCTAGCCGAACTTCATCCCGGCGAGCCGGTGACGATCGGCTACCCGCTGCCGAATTACGGTATGCTGGTTGTCGATCCGGAAAATAAAAACGAGCTGGCGATTTTGCCCCGCGGCGAAGTGGGCGAGCTCTGCATCACCGGGCCCGGCGTCGGCGCGGGGTATCTCGGCCAGCCGAAACTGACGAGCGAAAAGTTCCACGCAAATCCGTGGGCCGATGACAAAGACGCGGGCCGCCTGTACCGCACCGGCGATCTCGCGCGCATCGACAGCGACGGCCGCGTTCATTGCTTGGGCCGCACCGACGATCAAGTGAAGATCCGCGGTTTCCGCGTTGAACTCGGCGAGATCGAAGCTGCACTTTCCAAACAACCGGGCGTCGGAACGGCGACCGTTATGCTGTATCAAGTTGACGATCTCGACCGGCTGGTGGCGTTCGTCACGCCCAAGGACGGATCGCCGAGCTCCGCCGGCGTCTTGCGAGATGCACTGCGTGAATCGCTGCCGCCGTACATGGTGCCGGATCACTTTGAGGTCGTGCCGGAGATGCCGCGGCTGGCTTCCGGTAAAATCGATCGCAGGGCGCTGCGAGCGCGCCACCTGGCGCCGTCACCCGACGGCGCCGCAGACTCCGATTCGCCCGAGACGCCCGCGGAAGAAGCGCTGTTCGCTGCATTGCGCAAACTTTTCCCGGGTCAATCGATCCGCCGCGGCGCCGATTTCTTTTCGGATTTAGGCGGCCACTCGCTCTTAGCGGCGAGACTCGCTTCCGCGCTGCGCACCGATCCGCGCTTCGCGCACGTAACGGTGAGCGACATCTACAAAAACCGGACCGCCGGCCGCATCGCGGAAGTCCTCGCGCAAGCTCCGGAACCTGCATCCGATGCCGGCGTGAACTGGGTCGCGCCGAGCGCGCGCAAACGGTGGCTGTGCGGGGCCGCGCAGGCCGCCGCGATACCGGTGCTGATGGCGGTCCGGATGGCGCAGTGGCTAGCGCCGTTCTTCATCTATCAAATTTTCACCGGCGACCCGGGCGATTCTATTCCTTACGCGATCGTGCTCTCGATCGGCGCGTTCTTACTGATGACTACGCTCGAGTTTGCGGTAACCATCGCCGGATACCGGCTGATCGCGGGAGGTTTGCGCCCCGGCCGCTATCCGCTCTGGGGCTTGACGTTCTACCGCTGGTGGCTGGCGGATCGTTTGGTTGAGACTGCGCCGGCATATCTGCTCAGCGGCTCGCCGATGTATGCGTGGTGGCTGCGCGCACTTGGCGCGCGCATCGGAAATGACGTGGTGATCGGCGGTATCACCTTGCGGGCGCCGAGCCTGCTGACCGTTCGTGACGGCGCGAGTGTCGGAAACGCGGTAAACTTTGAAAACGCGCGTGTGGAACACGGCGAACTGCGGCTTGGAACGATCGTTCTCGATCGCAATTCGTGCGTCGGTTCGGCTGCGGTACTCGAAGGCAACACGTCCGTCGGCGAATTCGGCCATCTGGAAGGCCAGTCCGAACTGAGCGACGGCAACGACGTGCCGCCGGGCCGGATCTGGTGCGGATCGCCCGCGCGCGACATCGGCGCTTTCGATCTCAATACGAATCCGCCGCGTCCGAAAGTCTCCGGCTTGCAGCTGGCCGGCGAGTCGCTGTTCTTTTCGTTGGGCGGACTGTTGATCACGGCGTTGTTCTTCATGCCGGTGTTTGCGAGCTTCGTCCTGATCGACTGGCTCGACAACACCGATAAGTTCCCGTGGCTTGACGGGAGCGCGATCTGGTTTCAGCTCGGGAAGTATTTCGTGCTCGCGCTGCCGGCGGCAGCCTTGTTGGTCATAGGTACGGCGCTTCTATCGGGCCTGATTCGTTGGAGTATGCTGCCGCGGCTCAAAGCGGGACGCTGGCCCGTGCACAGCACCGTGTACTTGGCAAAATGGCTGGTCAACCAAATCCAAGAGACGAGTCTCAACGTGCTGCACGGCGTGTACGCCACCGTCTACGCACCGTTCTGGTACCGTTTGCTCGGTGCGCAAGTCGGTCACAGCGCGGAGATCTCCACGGCCTTGGGGGTCGTGCCGCACATGCTGACCATGGGCGACGACACCTTTGTCGGCGACGGCGTCATGCTCGGCGACGAACAGATCGACGGCGGCTGGATGACCATGAAGCCGACCGTGATCTCGCGACGGGCGTTCGTCGGCAACGGCGCCTACATTCCCGACGGCACGAGCGTTCCGGAAAACGTTCTGATCGGCGTGCACACGCGAGCTCCGGAAAACGACCTTATGCGCGAAGGTGACACGTGGCTGGGATCGCCGCCGCTGAGTTTGCCGGCGCGCGAACAGGTGAGCGGTTTTCCCGAAGGGCTGACGTACCGTCCAACAATTTGGCGCCGGATCAGCCGCGGATTCGTGGAGGCATTTCGGATCATCATTCCTTTCGCGCTCGCCACGGCCGTCGGGTATACCGTGTTACTGAACGTTCTGCCGGCGGCGGAGGGCGATCGTTGGGGCCAAGTGAGCTGGGAGTTGACCGTTGCCGGCGTCCTGTACGGCGTGGGAACGTTTGCGTTCGTCGCCGTGCTGAAGTGGCTGTTGATCTTTCGCTACAAGACGTGCAGCCGTCCGATGTGGACGTACTTCGTCTGGATATCCGAGGCGGTGACGAATCTGTACGAGGGCATTGCCGTGCCGAACTTTATGCGCTACCTGCTCGGCACGCCGTGGCTCCCAATCGCGTTCAACCTCCTGGGCTGCAAGATCGGCCGCGGGGTGTACATGGACACAACCGACATTACGGAATTTGACTGCGTCAAGATCGGCGATTACAGCGAGCTCAACGCGGTGACGTGCCCCCAGACCCATCTCTTCGAAGATCGCGTAATGAAGATCGGCCACGTCGTGATCGGCAAACGCGTGTACATGGGACCGCGCAGCACCGTGCTCTACGATGCCACGGTCGGGGATGCGGCCAAACTCGGCGCGCTCACGCTCGTCATGAAGGGCGAATACATTCCGGCCCAATCGAGCTGGCGGGGGTGCCCCGCGGCACCCGCGCACGACGCGCCGCCGCGCCCCGTTTAGCCGGCTGCGCGCATTTTCACGGTTTCTTGCGCGTCCACGTGCCCGAAAATTCCGCGCCTGGGTGCAAGCCCGTACATTGCGCGATGTCGGGACACGGCTGACCGCTCGACAATGTGATGCTGGCCGTCTTTATTTTCCCAACGGTCGAAATCGTTTGCCCGGACAACGTTAATGTAACGGTACTCGAGCGCTGCACATCCTTTCCGCTGTCATGGTAGTGCGCGTTCTCGGTGCAGGTCGCGACGTTCCCATGAACCGTGCAGCTGCCGCCGCCCTGATCGATCAGCGGACAACACGTGCCTGCGCCATCGGAACGCAAGAACTGGTACCCGAGCGAGCCCGCGCCGCCGGAGACTTGCATTGTGTACGGCCCGTTGTACCACGTGCCGCTCCAGTTGGTCTTTACTTCGGTTTCGCGCAAATACAGTAAGTAGTGCGGTGTCTCACCGCTCAGCAGACTGACCGAAAGTGTTTGGACGGCGGATTTCGAGCCGCCGTGAGCGGCGCCGACGCGCGCCTCTCCGTTGAGAACGGCGCTCGCAACCTCCTCGGCGTCGAACGTGGCTAACCCGTGCGCGTCGGTCGTCGCATGCGCTACGGCCGTGCCGGGAAAGTGGTCGGGCTTGTAGATGGTGACCGTTGCCGAGGGAACCGGTTTGCCGGTATCGTGATTGAGGACTTCAACCGTCAACTCTTTAGCGGCGACGCTGGGCTCGAGCACAAATGCGACCGATCTCGACCCGCTAAGGTTATACGGAACCGCCCCGCTCGAACCGCGCGGACCGCCGATAATTTCTTTGCTCGCCGGCTTCCAGCGGCTGCCAGCGTCAACTTTTACGATGTATGTTTCGCCCACCGGCACCTTTACCGTTACGTGAGCGTGGCCGCCGTAGTCGGTCGTGACCAAGTGGCGGCCTTCATTATCGTAGACTGACGCGTTGTGCACGGGCACGAGACCGTTCTTTCCTTGCCCTTGAATGGTAAAACTGAGCTCGACCTCTTCGGTCGTTTCTCGTCCGGTGCCTCGCAGCACGAAGTTGATGTAGTCGTCGGCGCGCGTGAGTCTTGTCCCACCTTCGGATGCGCCCGCAATGAATGAAGACGATCCCTCGCCCCATTTCGCGCCGCCGTCAGCGCTCATGCGGACCGTTTCGCCCAACGGTGCGCGCACCGTCGCGGTGGCCATGCCGTTGTAATCGGTCGTTGCGACGTGATTGCCTTGCGCGTCGTAGACGGTGGCAAAATGTACTGCGACGAGCTTTCCATCCGCACCTAATCCACGTACGCGAATGTGCAGCGTGCGCAGCTCCGAGCTATGGCCTTCATTGTTTTCGGTAGGCGTCAATGGGAGCCGAACGAGATAGGACGGCTCTCCGGCGACAATGGTTACGTAAACGGCGCCACCGTCAAATTGCTGATTGCGGCCGGCAAGGACGCCGGTACGAACGCTCCCCAGTCCCAGCGTGTCGTTACCGTAAGAGAAAATTTCGCCCGACCCAGCGCACGCGTTGGCGTAAATGTCTGCAACGCCTTCGGTGCCGGTTGTACCGTACGCACCTGCTCCCGTCGGGCACGACGCTGTTCGGGCTTGCTCGAAATACACTATCACCGACGGCACGGCGCTGCTCGTACGGGTATTGAACACGTACACGCGGATGTGGACCGCCCGTGGCGGCCCAACCTGCGCGCTCGCCGGAACCGCCCAAGAAAATATCAGGAGCAGCGCGACCAAAACATGCTGAAAACGTGCGAATGCCACGGCGACCTCCTAGAAGCAGCCGGGCGATTTTGGACGCCCAATCTTCGCGGCCCCGCGAACTAGGAGTAAAGACCTATTGCACCGCGCTGCTAGTCGTGAAGAATCACATTCAATAGCGACGTGTGAACTCGGAAGCGCCCGTTGTATTCGATGAAGCCGAGGTTGCGGAATTTGTTCAAGAAATAGCTGACTCGGGAACGGGTCGTCCCGATCATTTCGGCCAGCGTCTCCTGACTGATCTTCGGGATGACTTCTTCCGGCCGGCCGTCCTTGCCGAAGTTGGCGAGCAACAAGAGAATCCGCGCCAGCCGCTTCTCGCTGGAATTAAAAAGCTGATCGATAAGGTCTTCTTCGATGCGGATGTTGCGCGTGAGCAGATGCGCGATGAACGTCTCGGAGAATTGCGGTTCCTTGTGGAGGACGCGAGTCATGACGGCTTTCTTGACTTCGACGATCGTGCATTCCGTAATCGTGCGCGCGGTCGCCATTCGCACCGGCTGCCCGGCCAGACAGCCTTCTCCGAAGAAGAATCCATCGCCGAGGATCGCGATAACGGCTTCCTTGCCGCGCGCCGACACGATCGTGAGCTTGACCTTGCCCCGCTGAATGTAGAATACCGATGCGGCGGGATCTCCCTGCGCGAAGATGGTGTGGTTCTTGCTGTACTTTTGAATCGTCCGTCCGTTGCCCACGGCTGACAGGAACGATTTAGAGTCGAACGGTTTCTCTTTAATTTTCACGGCGTCTCCGTAAAATGGCTCGGCGGCTGGCTCATTTTTTTCTACAAAGAAGAAGGCGGCCCCCTAGCAAGGGCCGCCTCTGAGGCGGGACGGAGTTCGACCTAACTGCCGCCCGGATTGGTGATGAGCGAGCCGCTTATCACGGGAATTGAAACAGCGGCCGTACGAGCGAGTGCCCGCCCGTTGAACGTCGTAGCGTTTATGGTGATCGATGCCAACGCCAGGACATTACCATTGAATGTGGCGCCTCCCAGCGTAGCCGAACTGCCGACCTGCCAATAGATATTGCAGGCGCTCGCGCCATTCTGCAGGAGCACGTTGCCGCCCGCCGCTCCGTTCAGGACGGTTGTGAGCGTGGACGCTATCTGAAATATGAAGATACTCTGCGGGTTGCCGCCGCCGTCAAGCGTGAGATTTCCGGATGCAATCGCCAGAGTTGACGTTGAGGTGTAGACGCCGGGCGGAAGCGTTTGCCCGCCGAGATCTCCGGCGACCGTCGCAGTCGATGCCTTTCCGGCAGCCGTATTGTAGGCTGTCGTTAGAGCGCTTTCGGCGGCTAGCGGTACGGCGGCGTTCGTGTTAAACGTAGCCGCGTATATCGAGCTCGGGCCGTCCGCGACCGTTCCGGGCGGGTAGAATCCCGTCACCGCAGTTCCCGGCGATACGCCGACGAGATCGTCATGTGTTGCGCCGGTGTACGTAACGAACGTGTTGCCGACATTGGTGATGGTGGATCCGGCCAATAGTGCAAACGGCGCGAGTGCCGGTCCGAGCACGATCGCGTTCGGCGCGGTGGTATTTTGGTTGCACGACAAGGGTGCAGGCGTCGGAATCGGCGTCGGCAAGACCGGTCCAGGCGTACCCGATCCCGGAACGAAGACCGGCACGTTGCAGTTGCCGCATCCGCTGCCGCCGCTGCATGCGACGAGCGTTGCAATGGCGAGTACTCCGGCGACCTGTCGCAGGCGGAGGAAGCGCAGTGACTTAAGCATGGTGTGTATCATCCTCCGACCCTTAGAACTTAATGCCGACGCCGGCGTATGGACCGTTGTGGGTTTGACCGATTGGCGCGTTGGCTTTCGCGGTCCACATATCGGCAGCGTAACCTCCATAGAGATATACCGGGAAGCGCGACAGCGAGAGTGCCAGTCCGATATCGTATTTCGTAATCGCGTACTGCTGCCGGTAGGTCTTGCCGTTGTTGGGGCCGCCGGTAACCGTGTAATTACCGCTCGCGGTCGGATAGTAGAACGCGGAGCCGAACCAACCGATTCCGGTGCGTAGGTCCGGCAATTTTTCGATGCCGGCGCCAAGACCGTTGAGTTGCGGATATCCGTAATTGTTGGACGTGCTGATATAACCGACGCCGATATAGATCTTCGGAGCGGCGATCTTGTACTCCAGACGCGCGTCCCAGTTGCTTTGACGGGCCAAGAACACGGGTGTGAATGCGGTGCCGCCGTCGATGGTGCTGAACCGGGTGTAGTGGTTGCCGATCAGATCCGTCAGATTGTCGCTGGTCACGTACTTGTCTTGACGGAAGTCGACCTTAACCGCGATCGGCGAATTATTGAGAACGATAGCCGCAGCCAGCAAGTAGGATTGCGGGCACTTTTGGCCGGCCGAAAACTCATTGTAGTTTGCGCGCGACGAGACTGCGCCCTGAAGAAAAACAGTGTAGGGTGCTTCGGTGGGCACGGGTGTGGGCGTCGGGCTCGGTGCGATCGTGGGGGCAACCGTAGGTTCGGGCGTCGGCGGCGGCGTCGGCGGAATGTAGCGAACGACGACGAGGCGTCTCGAGGGGACCCATTGGACGTATGCACCCATGCCTTCGGAGATCACGCGAACGGGAACGAGCAAGATGCCCTTGTAGAGCATCGGCGGCACGTCGAGCGGCCGCGTCTCGCCATTGATGACGACCTCGGGCTTGTCTAACGTGACCGAAACGCTGGCGCCGCTTTTAACGGCGGTGACGGTTTTACCATCGGCCGACGCCGAAACGGTTGCGCCCATCTGCTCGAACATGCTGCGCAGCGGAACGTAGATTTGGCCGTCTCTTACCAGTGCGGCTAGCACGCGACTCTGCTTGAGGATGTCCGGCTTAGAGTAGACCGTATGGTCGTTATACAGAATCGGAACTTCACCCGAAGGCGGAGTGCCGAAATCAGCCGGCGGCGTGGTGGGCGCAGCCTGAGCTACTTGGCTCGAGGCCGCGGCGGCGGCTCCGGGCCCGCAGAGGAACAAGGCGACAAGCGAGGCTGCCGCTAGGCAGGGCGCGATCGCGGAAGTGGGCCTACTGAGCCAAATATGCATATGGCTACAGTGTAAGCGAGCACCGCACGCCAAGACTGGTCAGAATTGCTCACCTTGGGCGGGAAACCGCGAGCCTGAATTCCGAACGATGGGAGGCATGAAAGCCGGTATAGGTCCCGGTATAACGCGACGGCAGTTGCTTCGCACCGCGTCCGCGGCCGGCATTGTCTCGAGCGTCCCACGCTTCGCGCTCGCCGCTTTGAGGGAAGCGGGCACGCAGCTCACCCGTGTACTTGCGGATGAATCACGCGTTATCCGCACGGTCGTCGGCCTGCGGCCCTTCCGGCAAAACGGGTTTGCGTTGAGCGCTCACCGGTTCGGCCGAAAACTTCTCGTGCACAATTACGGGCACGGCGGCGGCGGGATCAGCCTTTCGTGGGGCGTTGCAACGCTGGCGGCCGATCTCGCCAAAGGCGAGGAGGCGAGGCACGCGGCAGTACTTGGCTGCGGCGTCATCGGATTGTCGACGGCGCGTATCCTGCAAGAGCGCGGTTACTCAGTTACTATTTATACCAAGGCGATGCCGCCGAACACGACCTCAAACATCGCGGGCGGACAGTGGACGCCGACGCATGCGTTCGAGGACAACCTGGTAACGCCGCAGTTCCGAACCACGTTCGAGAAGGCTTCGACCGTTGCGAATCGCCGCTTTCAGCTTATGGTAGGCGCGCGATACGGCATTCGATGGATCGACAACTATGAGGTCATGGATAAGGCAGCGGACGAACAACTTATTTCCACCGCGCGCCGGGACCACATTGCTTCATTGTATACTGACATCGCCGACATCGATCCGGCCAGCACGCCGTTCCGGTACCCGTTTGTAACGCGGTTCACCACGATGCTGATCGAACCCAACACGTATTTGCCGGCTCTGATCAGCGATTTCTACGCTGCCGGCGGACGCATCGTGAACAAACGCTTCGACGATCCGGCCGAGCTAGCGCGCTTACCGGAGCCGGTCGTCTTTAACTGCACCGGTTTGGGGTCGCACAAGTTGTTTAACGATAACAATCTGTATCCGGCGCGCGGACAGCTCACAATTCTCGAACCGCAAGCGGACGTCAACTACATCGTGTTCGGCTTTCCGCAGATTCTCTACATGTTTCCCAGGAGCGACGGAATCGTGCTTGGAGGAACGTTTCAGCCGCACGATTGGTCGCTGACGCCGAATTTTCAAACGCAGCGCGAGAAGCTCGCCCTGCTTCGACAGATATACCGTTAGGCTCGTGATCGCGGCTCTCACGGTCCGGGCGGCGACTCTCGCCGATATTCCGGCGATGGCCGAAGTGCACGTGAGGTGCTGGCACGAGACCTACGCGGGGCTCATTCCAAACGAGCATCTAGGCCGCCGAACCGTCGCCTATCGCACAGCGCAGTGGAATGAAGCGCTGCGCGATCGCGATCAGGTCGTCTTCGTCGCCTGCGAAAGCAGCGGCGACATCGTCGGGTTCGCTTCGGGCGGACCGTCGAGCGAGCCCGTCGAGGGATTCGATGCCGAACTCGGAGCGCTCTACGTCCTCGCGGCCGCGCATCACCGCGGCGCAGGCCGGCAGCTCGTGCACGCGATTGGCGGCGAGCTGAAGTCACGCGGTTTTCACGCGGCGTGGGTGCGCGTACTCACCGAAAACCCGGCAGTAGAATTTTACAAAAAGACGGGCGCCGAGTTCATCTGCGACGTCGAGGAAGACATCGACGGGTGTATGTACCGCGAACAGTTTTACGGCTGGCGCGACGTGGCGGCGATGTAGTGCGTGCGCTCTTAGTGTTGAACGAGCTGGCGCGCTCGGGAAAGCGTCAAGCCGAACTCGTGCGCCGCACGCTCGCAGAGTGCGAAATCGATTGCGTTGACGATCCTGACGCCGGAAATCTGGACGCGGTTATTGCCGCCGGCGGCGACGGCACGATCTTGCATGTATTGCCGCTGGCGCTCGAGCGGGCGTTGCCGCTCGGCGTTATTCCGCTCGGCACGTTTAACGACTTGGCGCACACACTCGATCTGCCGTTCGACATCCCGCAGGCCTGCGCGGTTATCAAAGCGCTGCATACGCAGACTATCGATGTGGCGCGCGTCAACGGCGTGTACTACCTCAACGAAGCCAGCATCGGACTCTCCTCCCGGATCGCGCGGCGGCAGACGCCCGAGGCGAAACAGCGTTTGGGATCGCTCGCCGTACTTTCGGCAACCGTGCGGAGTCTGCGCGACGCCGTGCAGATGCGCGTCCGGATCGAGTACGACGGTGCGGTGGAGAGGTTCAAGACGCTGCAACTGACGATTGCAAACAGCGGCCATTTTGGAGGGATCATCCGTTCGGCCAACGCCGCGATCGACGACGGCTGGCTCGACCTCTACAGCGTGGAAGCGCAGAACTTTCTGCAAGCGATTGCGGTTGCGAAAAAAGTGATCGCGCGAGACCCCGTTTCCGGCGACGGGTTGCGCGTCAGGCGCAGCAAGGCTTTTTCGGTAAATACCGGTCATCGGCACCGCATTGCCGCCGATGGCGAGCCCGCGGGCACGACGCCCGCGTTATTTGAAGTCGTTCCGGGTGCGCTGAAGGTTTTGGTCCCGCAGCGTTAAGCGCGCGGACCCCAGCCTGAGAACGAGTGGCTTTCCGGCGTGCTTGCGATCACCCGGTCGAGCGGGATCGTCGGACGCAATTGCTGCGGCTCTTTGGTAAAGTCTTTTTTCATGGCGTTCTTTCTCGTCATTCCTCTTCGCTTACCGGAACTCGACGCCGTTTGTTTCGTTCACGTTCCGGCGCCGCCGCCGAACCGGAAGAGATACTTAATGATGAACCGGTCGAGCGTGCGCGACGCCGCCGGCGTGCCGAAGTTTAAGAACAGCTCGTCGCCGTTGCGGAAGCGGCGGTGATAGGCAGCCGCAAGATTTGTGCCGGGCGGCGAGAAACCGCCGCGCCCGTTGACCGAGCGCAGCGAAATCGTCAAGTTCTCGTCGGGGCCGAGTTGCGCGCCGAGCGAGATGCGCCGCAGCCATTGCGAATCGAAGGCGCCCGTCGTAATCGCGCGTTCGAAACTTCCGTCGTATTCCAGCCCCAGCGAAAAGACGCCGATCGGCCGCGACGTCGAGATCGAGTATAAGTGCAGATAGTCGGGACCGTTGTCGTTCTGTCCGACGAAGCCGAAGCCGAACTTTCCGAAGTTGATCGACGCATCCAGCGGTCTGGCGGTGCCGTCTTTATACCCGAACGCGGCGGTAAACAGGTTGAACGTATCCGTCCGTCCGCAGAAGTAACCCGGGTATCCCGTGAAGTACGACCGCGGAAGATCCGGATCGTTGCACGTCGTGCCCACGCTCGCGGGGTCGAGCACCGAGTAGCTGCGCAGCTCGCTGATTTGCGGTCCGATGAAGTTCAGCGAGAAGCCGCTCGGAAATGCGGCCTGCAGGCCGATGCTGGAGTCCGCCTGATGCACGGCTCCGGAACGATCGAGGAATCGATCGGCGTTCACGAAGACGAGAAAGTTTTTTACGCCGCGGCTCGAGCCGCCGGCGTCGCCGAAGAAACTGAAGCCGCGGATGTCAGAGTTGGCTGTGATTCCGTCAATAGGATTGTAGTTCGGACTGATGTCGCCGTAGTCGATGTTCCATTCGTAGTTCGGCTTGTGAACGTCGATGAAGCTGTTGAAGCTGTGGGCGACGCCCTGAGGCACCCACGTTCCGTGTTCGCTGGCGTCGTCGATTCCGTAGACGAAGCCGTTCTTGAGATTGCGTCCCTTGATGCCGGCTTCGACCGCGGTGTCGCTGCCGAAGATGCTGTGATGCGCGATCACTCCGTCGGCCCAGTAGAGGAACGTGCGATCTTGCAGGGCGTGCGAGTAGCCGAACGCCGTGTCGTTAAATTCGTTACCGGTAGACTGATCGTAGCCTTTGAAGTTCAACACGCCGAACGATTGCCGGCCGAACGTTCCCTCAACTTTGGCGCCGCGATCGAACGGGCCGACCGACGGCGAGTAAAAGATCTCGTTGCCGCCGATCGGCGCCTGGTTCGGATTCAAGAACTGCGCGCCTTGCGCAAAGAACGGCCGGTACTCTCGCAAGAAGCGGCGGAACTCTTGCGGCGCGATCGTCTGCTGATCGATCTCGACGTTTGAGAAGTCCGGATTGAGCGTCCCGACGAAATTGATCGTACTGGTCAGCGGATAGGTGACGTCGAGGCCTACCGGGCGCGCGTCTTGTTTCAGAAACTGGCCGTTGGCCTGCTGGAAGAGTTTGCGGTCTCGCCCAATGCTTTCCAGCGCGAAGATCTCGACGTGCGGTTTCGGCAGCGCGGTCCGCGCGTTCAATCCGGTAATGCCGGTCCACGACGGCCAAAAGCGCGCTTCGGTGAAGAGCGGCCAGCCGTTGCTGACTTGCACGTCCTGCATCACGCCATCGTAGGCCCACGTGTAGCGCTCGTTCGGCGCGGCGACGCTGCGAAAGAAATTGATCCGCCAGCTTTGCGGCGAGCCGGCATGGATGCGCATCGCACTCAACGGGATGACCATGACCGCATTCCACGAGTCGCCTTGGATCGCAGCCGCGGCTTGCCACAGCGGGCGATAGCGCGCGTTTTCGTTGGCTTGCTGGTAGCGTACGCCGCGCGGCGTCGTCTCGAAAAAGTAGATATTGGTGCCCGCGCCGCTCGTGTCGATTCCCACGCCCACAAAATCGTCGGTGCCGAAGCCGACGTCGTTGGTGGTCTGCGTGGCGGTGATCGGTGTCCCTTTCTGTTCGGCGTGAAAGGCGACGTAGAGATTGACGGAGTCGTAGAGCATCCACACTTGCGTCGGATGCGGAGCGATGGTTCGCGTGGTGAGATCCTCGAAGCCGCCGGATTCCGGAATCGCGCCCGGTTGCCAGGCAGACGCCGGAATGGACGGGTCGAGCGGGATCGGCGCGGCGGCCCGCACGGCCGGAACTTGCACGGTTGCCTGTACCGAGGCGTGCGCCGGCTGCACGCACGCAAATGCGAGCGCGGCAGCCACAAGCACGAAAACGGCGCGCGGAGAACTTCTCAAAGGAAACACCACATTTCAACTACTAAATTAATACTAAACGGTTTCGGCAGTCTTGAAAAAGTTCTCAAAAGGAAGCGCCG from Candidatus Rubrimentiphilum sp. includes:
- a CDS encoding copper amine oxidase N-terminal domain-containing protein, with product MFLCGPGAAAAASSQVAQAAPTTPPADFGTPPSGEVPILYNDHTVYSKPDILKQSRVLAALVRDGQIYVPLRSMFEQMGATVSASADGKTVTAVKSGASVSVTLDKPEVVINGETRPLDVPPMLYKGILLVPVRVISEGMGAYVQWVPSRRLVVVRYIPPTPPPTPEPTVAPTIAPSPTPTPVPTEAPYTVFLQGAVSSRANYNEFSAGQKCPQSYLLAAAIVLNNSPIAVKVDFRQDKYVTSDNLTDLIGNHYTRFSTIDGGTAFTPVFLARQSNWDARLEYKIAAPKIYIGVGYISTSNNYGYPQLNGLGAGIEKLPDLRTGIGWFGSAFYYPTASGNYTVTGGPNNGKTYRQQYAITKYDIGLALSLSRFPVYLYGGYAADMWTAKANAPIGQTHNGPYAGVGIKF
- a CDS encoding FAD-dependent oxidoreductase; this translates as MKAGIGPGITRRQLLRTASAAGIVSSVPRFALAALREAGTQLTRVLADESRVIRTVVGLRPFRQNGFALSAHRFGRKLLVHNYGHGGGGISLSWGVATLAADLAKGEEARHAAVLGCGVIGLSTARILQERGYSVTIYTKAMPPNTTSNIAGGQWTPTHAFEDNLVTPQFRTTFEKASTVANRRFQLMVGARYGIRWIDNYEVMDKAADEQLISTARRDHIASLYTDIADIDPASTPFRYPFVTRFTTMLIEPNTYLPALISDFYAAGGRIVNKRFDDPAELARLPEPVVFNCTGLGSHKLFNDNNLYPARGQLTILEPQADVNYIVFGFPQILYMFPRSDGIVLGGTFQPHDWSLTPNFQTQREKLALLRQIYR
- a CDS encoding GNAT family N-acetyltransferase, whose translation is MIAALTVRAATLADIPAMAEVHVRCWHETYAGLIPNEHLGRRTVAYRTAQWNEALRDRDQVVFVACESSGDIVGFASGGPSSEPVEGFDAELGALYVLAAAHHRGAGRQLVHAIGGELKSRGFHAAWVRVLTENPAVEFYKKTGAEFICDVEEDIDGCMYREQFYGWRDVAAM
- a CDS encoding YegS/Rv2252/BmrU family lipid kinase, coding for MRALLVLNELARSGKRQAELVRRTLAECEIDCVDDPDAGNLDAVIAAGGDGTILHVLPLALERALPLGVIPLGTFNDLAHTLDLPFDIPQACAVIKALHTQTIDVARVNGVYYLNEASIGLSSRIARRQTPEAKQRLGSLAVLSATVRSLRDAVQMRVRIEYDGAVERFKTLQLTIANSGHFGGIIRSANAAIDDGWLDLYSVEAQNFLQAIAVAKKVIARDPVSGDGLRVRRSKAFSVNTGHRHRIAADGEPAGTTPALFEVVPGALKVLVPQR
- a CDS encoding DUF5916 domain-containing protein, whose amino-acid sequence is MRSSPRAVFVLVAAALAFACVQPAHASVQATVQVPAVRAAAPIPLDPSIPASAWQPGAIPESGGFEDLTTRTIAPHPTQVWMLYDSVNLYVAFHAEQKGTPITATQTTNDVGFGTDDFVGVGIDTSGAGTNIYFFETTPRGVRYQQANENARYRPLWQAAAAIQGDSWNAVMVIPLSAMRIHAGSPQSWRINFFRSVAAPNERYTWAYDGVMQDVQVSNGWPLFTEARFWPSWTGITGLNARTALPKPHVEIFALESIGRDRKLFQQANGQFLKQDARPVGLDVTYPLTSTINFVGTLNPDFSNVEIDQQTIAPQEFRRFLREYRPFFAQGAQFLNPNQAPIGGNEIFYSPSVGPFDRGAKVEGTFGRQSFGVLNFKGYDQSTGNEFNDTAFGYSHALQDRTFLYWADGVIAHHSIFGSDTAVEAGIKGRNLKNGFVYGIDDASEHGTWVPQGVAHSFNSFIDVHKPNYEWNIDYGDISPNYNPIDGITANSDIRGFSFFGDAGGSSRGVKNFLVFVNADRFLDRSGAVHQADSSIGLQAAFPSGFSLNFIGPQISELRSYSVLDPASVGTTCNDPDLPRSYFTGYPGYFCGRTDTFNLFTAAFGYKDGTARPLDASINFGKFGFGFVGQNDNGPDYLHLYSISTSRPIGVFSLGLEYDGSFERAITTGAFDSQWLRRISLGAQLGPDENLTISLRSVNGRGGFSPPGTNLAAAYHRRFRNGDELFLNFGTPAASRTLDRFIIKYLFRFGGGAGT